The DNA segment AAGGGATCTTGCACCGGCGTAGGCTTATCCTTGCGAAGCAAGGTAATAGCTGAAGCCGGTTCAAATGCGTAGCATTTGAATAGTAAACTTTTAAGTCCCCTTTTAGGGGATTTAGGGGTTCTTGGTTTTGATTGAACTTTTACAAAAGATCAGCCTTTTTATTCACCTTTTTAGCAAAAAGGTGATCTTCATTTCCAGCGATGAAGTCGCTGGATTCTTAAATTGATGGCTGTCACCTTGAAGGTGGCTGACATCTGAAATAGCATTAAGAGAAGATACTCATCCCTCAAACTCCCTTCTATCGCTATGCGACAAAGAAGGGAGCTTTACAATTATTTTCAATACGATAAATTTTATTGTCTCTATATTAACGCAATTTATAGATTTTATTTCTAAAACTACTTTTGATGACAAAAGTAGCAAAATCCTAAGCTTTTTAGAAAAGCTTAACCAAAACCAATACCCATTAAGACAGTAATGTCGTTAGCATCACATTCAACTTTTCTGAGTACAGAAAAATTGAACCAGCTCCACCAACCTCGCGGTTGGAATTCCGATGGTGATCGTGTTTTAATTTTAAAGTATGGTTCTGGAAGATTCTTCTTCTCCCAAAAGAGTGCCAATAGTAATGAAATATCTTCTATAACAGAACTGCTCAAATCTGATGTCAAAAAGAAAAATGTTATACAGGCGAAATTTTTAGAGATTTTCCAGATTATAAGATGAGTAAATTTATCATCTATAATATAGGAGCTAGAAAGTTTAGATTTTCTAGAGTTTAAAAAAAAGGTTGAATTTTCAACGAAAAATCAATACACTTTTTGAAAAAAGTTGACAAGAAATGACTGAATGTTTAAATTAGTTTTGTCATTTGATACATTGGATATAGATTTGAAGAAAACTTCAGTAGACGAGTAACTATTTGAGAAAAAATAGTTTAATGTTTCGGTATGTAAATATTGAATCTGTAATGCAAATGACTTCGGGATTGATTTGAGTTATATTCAAGAGTTGTCAATTCTAGTTCAGATGAATTGATGACGATAGGGTATAATGAAATGGAGAAATACTTGGATAAATTGAAATTTGGAGAATAATGATGGGTGTTGAGGCTACACGCCATTGAGAAGGGGTATATCAGAGAAATATACGCTATTTGTGTATACCGACGTTATATGCAAGACCGTATTTAGTATAAGGAAATTGATATTATGAAAAACAATTTGATTTTAATAGAAGGAATACCTGGTACAGGCAAATCAACTCTATCACAATTTTTAGCTATTCAACTTGAGAAGAATATCATAAAATCAAAATGGTTTCATGAAGCTCAAGAGAATCATTTTATTGAAGATGACAGATTAGATCCCTTATTTAAAGGAGACACAGATTTCATTAATGAAGATCTTTCTATTGATGAATTCATAGATAAAATATTAGAATTATGGAATAATATTGTAGAAGAAATACAAAAAACTGATGAAGTGGTAATTGTTGATTCCAAATTAAATTTTATTAACACAATCTTGATTTACAATGATGCTTCAGAAAAAGATATAATGAATTTTTGGGATAAATTTGAAACCATGACTGAGAAAGTTAAACCTTTATTCATACATTTATATATTGACGATGTAAAGAAGCACTTAGTTAATGCCTGGACATCAAGATCACAATGGGCATTTGAGCACGCCATTAGCTACGCAGAAAATGTTCCATATATTTCTAGGTTGAAAATTAAGAAAAAAGATGTCCTTACATTGGAGCAAGAAACAAAACAAAATTTTATGAAAAAAATATATAAAATTTCAAAATTTGATAAAATGAGTTTTGAAGTTTCAGAAAAATCATACTACAGTTATGAAAACAAAATTTTAGAATATTTAGGATTGAACAGGATAGAGTATAAACATTCCCTTGCTGACCTTAGAAGTTATGAGGGATTTTACGAGAATAGTAATGAGAATTTACAACTAGTTTCTAAAGAAAATGTTTTGCTTTGTGACTGGGGTTATAAGAATCTAATATTGGACTATATTGGTGAGGATGTATTTATATTGAAATCATATCCTGTTTATTTTAAGTTTTATAGAGATAAAAATGGCTTTGTCGAAAAAATAGAAACATATGGAGAGCAAGTATTTGGAAGAGCAGACTGTAAATTCACAAAGATTAAATAAGATTGTGATTGTCCTATAACAATTAACTACTTGACACATAGATATTAACCCAAGGAAATCAGTTGTTTGGATGCGGCAAGTGGTAAGTTGCCGTTAGCGGACAGATTAAACACCCGTTGAAAAAATAACTGACCTTGACAAGTTTAACAAAAAATAAAGAATCAAAAAAAATGGCAACAATCAGAATAAAAAGGACAAATGAATACAGCAATCGAATGAGAGATTACAAAATCTTTATTGACGAACAAGAAGTTGGAATAATTGCAAATGGGGAAACCAAAGACTTTTCTACGACAAATGGAAAACATACTGTTAGAGCCAAAATTGATTGGTGTAGCAGTCCAGACATCTTCGTTGACATTTATGACAATCAGACTAAAAACTTGAAAGTTGGTGGTTTTAGATATGGACAAATTTTAATGACAATTGGACTTGGACTTATTATTTTGCATTTTATCTTATTAAAATTTGCCAATTTCGAATACACAATATTTTTAGTTGCACCTTTATTCCTTTTGATAGTTTACTATTTGACAATTGGAAGAAATAGATATTTGACATTAGAAAGAATAAAAGAAAACTAAAAACATGACAATATTAAACCAACTCGCTAACATCAACTATACACAAGCAGGGGTTTTGTGCTTCGTAGGATAGGAAGAGGTAAGTTTAGAGTTCTGTAGTTAAAATCGCTGCTTGTTTTTAGCAAAAAATCGTTAGCTGACACTTTTTATTTAACCGTAAAAAGTAAGTAAAAAAAATATGTATAACAAATATAAAATCAAAATTGTATGTGGAGGTTATAATGGAGTTAAAATCTTGGAATGAAAAACTACAGTATTTAAGAAAAATTATCAATAATCCAGAAGAAATAGAGGAAGTAAAAAAAGTAATATTCGAATTACACAATATGGTTCATGTATCAGAAATGGCAGCTAGTAAAATAAAGACTTTTGAAGATGAATTATGGGAGAATTTAGATGAAGATACAATAAGAAATGGTATTAATGAAAAAGGGCGTACTATAGCTTATGGAATTTGGCACTCATCAAGAATAGAAGATATCACAATGAATATTTTGGTGGATGAAAGTCAACAAATATTTGAGGAAGGTAATTGGAAAGATAAGATAAAATCGCCTATAAAAAATACAGGGAATGCGTTAACAGAAGAAGAAATAAAAAAATTTAGTCAACAAATCAATATAATAGCATTAAGAGAATACAGAATTGCTGTAGGAAGAAAAACAAGGGAAATAATAAAGCATCTGAAAACAGAAGATTTTAAAAAGAAAATGAAAGTAGCAAATCTACAAAGAGTACTAGATGAAGAAGCCGTAGAAAATATTGAAAAAGCAAACTGGTTAATTGAATTTTGGGGTAAGAAAAATGAGGCAGGACTATTATTTATGCCTGTAACTAGACACAATGTTGTACATATAAATGAATCATTAAAAGCAAAGAAAAATTATCAAAGAGTTAAAACGTCAGCTAACAGCCGATAACAAGCAATCCATTCGCCAAGCCCCCTTGGGCGACCGTAAGCTTGGTTCGGGGCAAGACCCTCAGACTGCACCTATCTAAGGCAGGATCATCATATATCTAGAGCACGTTAAACAAAATCGTAACGTCTAAAAAAAAAAAATTAATAATATAAAAACAATGATAAGCAATGAAATCTACAATAAATTTTGTAATGCACTAAAAAATAGAGATGTATTAGAATTGTCATTTGTTTCTAAATCAGATCTTCATAATCATGCAGGAAGAGGAGGTAAGATTGAAGATTTATCAAATGAAATTACACCACCCGATTCGACTTTCTCTACTCTGGATGATATGCAAATCTGGTTTGAAGACAGAGTTAAATCAAAACTAAAATTTGGTTTAGAAGGGTATTTGTTTAAATTAGAAGCTTCATTTAAACAAGCAAGTCGAGATAACATAAAAAAATTAGCTCTTAATTTCGGATTAGGAGAGGTTAAAAAATTAGGAGGGATAGAAAATTTCGCAAAAGTTATGAATGCTTTTAAGTCTATGCATATTCCAGACTCTGATTTTATACCAGAACTCTCATTGCTTAGATCAGATGCTTCTGAAGAAATTGCAATTGCGAAGGATATAATTTCTTATAATTGGTTCAAGTCACTTGATGTGTGCGGTAATGAACATTCTGCTTCATTAGAAAAATTTGTACCACTGTAAAAATACGCAAAAACAAATGGATTACTATTGAAAGTTCATGTAGGTGAGTTTGGAGTAGCCAGTGATATAGTTGAGGTGATTGACTTATTGGAACTTGATGAGATTCATCATGGAATAGCGGCCGTAAACTCTAAAAAATGTATGAACTTCATTAGAGAGAACAGAATCATTCTGAATATTTGTCCAATGAGCAATATAATGTTACAAAGGGTTAAAAACTACTCAAGTCATCCTACTAGAAAACTGTATGATGCTAGAATAAATGTCACAATAAATACTGATGATTTAACTATTTTTAATGCAATAATATCTGATGAATATATAAATCTTTATAGAAATGATGTGTTCTCAATTGATGAATTGAATCAGATTAGAATTGGTGGATTATGTTCATATAACAAGTATTAGACTTGACTAGAAAACATCGCCTATCAAACTGATTGCTTTATTTGTAATGATGTCACAGCCATTGCGTTGCAATGTATTGTGTAAAACACAAAATTTTGAATATTCATGATCAACTATTAATCATTTAAATACGAGTCAACATAAAAAAAAATGTATATCCATCAGGACATACATTTTTTATATGATATGAATATTCTAACCTATTTGACTAATAGCATCTTTCCAGTTAGAGATCTATCTTCTGTAGAAATAGTATAATAATAAACACCACTATTTAGCTTACTTCCATCGAACTCCACACTGTTTTTACCACTGTTAAAGTTAAGTTCTGAAGATTTCCATACAAGTTCACCGTTAGAATTATGAACACGCAATATAATATTAGATCTTTGGTTCAGTACAAAACCAATTGAAGTTGTAGGATTGAAAGGATTTGGGTAAACTCCAGCCAATTTAAAATCATTGATATTGTTTTCATCAATTCCAACAGCTACAGCTGTTATCATAACGTTATCAACCCATGCGCAATCACTACCGTTTGCTACAGACGTATCTTTAGTATAAACCAATTCAATGGTATTCAATCCTGGATTTAAATCATAAGTATGTTGCTCCCAAGATTCTTCGCCACTCCATTTTTCAATTTCAATTTCATTTATTTTTAACCTTAAATAATCATAATTAGCTTCAGAAGACACTTTGGAATTAAATTCTAAAGCCCCGCCATATTGACCAATAACAGCATCAATCTTTATTCCACTACTTTGATTATCCACAATATTACCGCTTTTTGCAGATTGTGAGCTATTGTATCCTGTTGAAGCAATTTGCCATGCAGTGTCTATAAATTCCCAAAATGGTTGGAAACCATTCTCAAAATCATCTGAAAAAGGTAAAGCTAAAGGTACTCTTGGAACTACAACTACTTGATTTGATTCAAGAGATTCATCACCATTTTCCAAAACAGCTGTAACATAATAAGTATAGGACTGGTTGTTAGTTACATCCAGATCCAAGTACTGGGTTTCAAGTTGATTTATAAGTAAAACGCCATCCTTATATATATTATATGACTCTGCATCGTCAAATACACTCCAAACCAATTCAACCTGACCATCATCAGGAATTCCTGCTAAATCACTTATCTTGTCAGTGGCCATGATTGCTACAGAAGCCAAACTTGCTTTTGTAAGCAGTTCCGCCATCTCCTGAGAATTGAAAGATTGCCCAATAAGATCATTCACAGAGTGAATATAAGGACTGTAGTTTTGAGAATCTTCGAATGGAAAGATCCCCATGTAGCCATTTTGATTAAATGATGTATGATCACTATCACCACCAGATAAACTTCCATCATAAACACCTAAAGATGGTACGTATACAGCAGCATTTTCTTTATAAAAGTTTACTAATGGTAATGCTGATGATGGAGCTATAATATCGGTATGAATTTCATCACCTGGATGACGATATGCTATCATATCAAGGTTAAAATAACCAAGAATGTTCATATTGTTTGATGCTGCATAACTTGCATAGGCTTCACTTCCGTAAAGACCATACTCTTCTCCTGAAAATGCACAATAGATAATTGATCTGTCGAATTCGTATTGGCTAAGAACTCTCGCAATTTCCATGGCACCAGCAGTACCAGACGCATTATCATCAGCACCTGGAGCTACATTTTGATTGTTACCAGAGATAATTGAATCATAATGACCACCACAGACTACATACTCATCAGGATATTTTGTTCCAGTTTGGATTGCAATCACATTATCACTGGCAGCTCCACTTGGCATATTAAAATCTTGTATGGAAACTTCAAGCCCCATTGCTTCATACTGCTCTTTTATCCAGTTTTGTGCTTCTATTGACTGAGGTTTATAACAATTTCTAGTTCCATAATCTTCCATTTGTTGAACATCATCCTGAATTCTTTGTCCGTCAACTTCGTCTACATAGCTTTGAATTAGAGAATTTGACTTTGAAGGTGCTTTATAGTTATAATTTCTTTTGGTGCTTCTAACTTCTCTATCAAAAAGTCTAACCAGACCACCATGTACTTCAGGGTAAATTTTGTTGATTTTGCTGTTGTCTACAGAAATAATTGCATAACCATCAAAAATCTTGTATTCACGACAATTATCT comes from the Candidatus Delongbacteria bacterium genome and includes:
- a CDS encoding DinB family protein — protein: MELKSWNEKLQYLRKIINNPEEIEEVKKVIFELHNMVHVSEMAASKIKTFEDELWENLDEDTIRNGINEKGRTIAYGIWHSSRIEDITMNILVDESQQIFEEGNWKDKIKSPIKNTGNALTEEEIKKFSQQINIIALREYRIAVGRKTREIIKHLKTEDFKKKMKVANLQRVLDEEAVENIEKANWLIEFWGKKNEAGLLFMPVTRHNVVHINESLKAKKNYQRVKTSANSR
- a CDS encoding M28 family peptidase, which codes for MKILVMILAGLLTLQAESLFIVKSKNLTEIKNLSAKVIYTDDFISVISSDDEFKFGEKAVSKSDSTSDFIYRFKTGNNLLPDEIADNCREYKIFDGYAIISVDNSKINKIYPEVHGGLVRLFDREVRSTKRNYNYKAPSKSNSLIQSYVDEVDGQRIQDDVQQMEDYGTRNCYKPQSIEAQNWIKEQYEAMGLEVSIQDFNMPSGAASDNVIAIQTGTKYPDEYVVCGGHYDSIISGNNQNVAPGADDNASGTAGAMEIARVLSQYEFDRSIIYCAFSGEEYGLYGSEAYASYAASNNMNILGYFNLDMIAYRHPGDEIHTDIIAPSSALPLVNFYKENAAVYVPSLGVYDGSLSGGDSDHTSFNQNGYMGIFPFEDSQNYSPYIHSVNDLIGQSFNSQEMAELLTKASLASVAIMATDKISDLAGIPDDGQVELVWSVFDDAESYNIYKDGVLLINQLETQYLDLDVTNNQSYTYYVTAVLENGDESLESNQVVVVPRVPLALPFSDDFENGFQPFWEFIDTAWQIASTGYNSSQSAKSGNIVDNQSSGIKIDAVIGQYGGALEFNSKVSSEANYDYLRLKINEIEIEKWSGEESWEQHTYDLNPGLNTIELVYTKDTSVANGSDCAWVDNVMITAVAVGIDENNINDFKLAGVYPNPFNPTTSIGFVLNQRSNIILRVHNSNGELVWKSSELNFNSGKNSVEFDGSKLNSGVYYYTISTEDRSLTGKMLLVK